A region from the Cystobacter ferrugineus genome encodes:
- a CDS encoding prenyltransferase/squalene oxidase repeat-containing protein: MSAILALRRFPQHPRTREACEAGVRFLRAQAPHWASLHLEELPVAAEILVPALLEQLGVDEARLPRAPYAQLMALGERKRKIIAKLPVTPGVPWLHVWETWGQEPTANLMDGAGSVGHSPSATAAWVKAASSRPELAPFVERGREYLRESALSTGSSTPGLVPVGGPHNYFEQSFVLYALLMGGVLLEPRLAPYVNSVLGDLTRALGPNGIGMSDYFLQDGDDTSAVVAVMHAMGLPVDPALLYRFQRDDHFIAYPGEMHSSPTLTARCLHALMLLGKDSEELAPFQRYLLERQEPSGRWSFDKWSRSWLYTTFHSVVGLVGSPHMDAVRRALESVLSAQQPDGGWSSEGRSNMTETSYAVLMLGFLEQHGMLHPGISPALDRASRWMLQNYTPGAPAEGKVKCWISKELYRMERIDTAFELCALLMMQRRQYQYS, from the coding sequence GGAAGAGCTGCCGGTGGCCGCGGAGATCCTCGTGCCCGCGTTGTTGGAGCAGCTCGGGGTGGACGAGGCGCGGCTGCCGCGCGCGCCCTACGCGCAGTTGATGGCGCTGGGGGAGCGCAAGCGGAAGATCATCGCGAAGTTGCCCGTGACACCCGGCGTGCCGTGGCTGCATGTCTGGGAGACCTGGGGCCAGGAGCCCACGGCGAACCTGATGGATGGGGCGGGGAGCGTGGGGCACAGCCCGTCGGCGACGGCGGCGTGGGTGAAGGCCGCCTCGAGCCGGCCGGAGCTGGCACCGTTCGTCGAGCGGGGCCGGGAGTACCTGCGCGAGAGCGCGCTCTCGACCGGGTCGTCCACCCCCGGACTCGTGCCGGTGGGCGGGCCGCACAACTACTTCGAGCAGTCCTTCGTCCTCTATGCCCTGCTCATGGGCGGGGTGCTGCTGGAGCCGCGCCTGGCGCCCTACGTGAACTCCGTGCTGGGGGATTTGACCCGGGCGCTCGGGCCGAACGGGATCGGCATGAGCGACTACTTCCTCCAGGATGGCGACGACACGAGCGCGGTGGTGGCCGTCATGCACGCGATGGGTCTGCCGGTGGACCCGGCGCTGCTCTACCGCTTCCAGCGGGACGACCACTTCATCGCCTACCCGGGGGAGATGCACTCCTCGCCGACGCTGACGGCCCGTTGCCTCCATGCCCTGATGTTGCTGGGCAAGGACAGCGAGGAGCTGGCCCCCTTCCAGCGCTACCTGCTCGAGCGCCAGGAGCCCAGTGGCCGATGGTCCTTCGACAAGTGGAGCCGCTCGTGGCTGTACACGACGTTCCACTCGGTGGTCGGCCTCGTCGGCTCGCCGCACATGGACGCGGTGCGCCGCGCGCTGGAGTCCGTGCTCTCCGCGCAGCAGCCGGATGGGGGCTGGAGCTCCGAGGGCCGCTCGAACATGACGGAGACCTCCTACGCCGTGCTGATGCTCGGCTTCCTGGAGCAGCATGGGATGCTCCACCCTGGCATCTCCCCGGCGCTGGATCGGGCCTCGCGCTGGATGCTGCAGAACTACACCCCCGGCGCCCCGGCCGAGGGCAAGGTGAAGTGCTGGATCTCCAAGGAGCTCTACCGCATGGAGCGCATCGACACGGCCTTCGAGCTGTGCGCCCTGCTGATGATGCAGCGGCGCCAGTATCAGTACAGCTAG
- a CDS encoding SDR family NAD(P)-dependent oxidoreductase, producing MKVQNKVVVVTGGGNGVGRELVLGLLARGASVAAVDINTAALEETLALAGEKRDRLATYGVNITDRAQVETLPNQIISRFGAVDGLINNAGVIQPFVRLKELDYAAIDRVMNVNLFGTLYTTKAFLPHLLERPVAHITNISSMGGFLPVPGQTIYGASKAAVKLLTEGLSSELQGTNVRVTIVFPGAMGTNIATNSGLTALPQAEGNGRSIKMLAPVTAAQLILEGMEQDRYRVLVGSDARLMDALYRLHPQRAARFIAQQMSSLLSK from the coding sequence ATGAAGGTCCAGAACAAGGTCGTCGTGGTGACCGGCGGCGGAAATGGCGTGGGCCGGGAGCTCGTCCTGGGCCTTCTCGCCAGGGGCGCGAGTGTCGCCGCGGTGGACATCAACACGGCGGCCCTCGAGGAGACGCTCGCGCTGGCGGGAGAGAAGCGGGACAGGCTGGCCACCTACGGCGTGAACATCACGGACCGGGCCCAGGTGGAGACGCTTCCCAACCAGATCATCTCCCGCTTCGGGGCGGTCGACGGCCTCATCAACAACGCGGGCGTCATCCAACCCTTCGTCCGGTTGAAGGAACTCGATTACGCGGCGATCGACCGGGTGATGAACGTCAACCTGTTCGGAACGCTCTACACGACCAAGGCGTTCCTGCCGCACCTGCTCGAGCGCCCGGTGGCGCACATCACGAACATCTCCAGCATGGGCGGCTTCCTGCCCGTGCCGGGACAGACCATCTACGGGGCCTCCAAGGCGGCCGTGAAGCTGCTGACGGAAGGTCTGAGCTCGGAGCTCCAGGGGACGAACGTGCGGGTCACCATCGTCTTCCCGGGGGCGATGGGCACGAACATCGCGACGAACTCGGGGCTGACCGCCCTGCCGCAGGCGGAGGGCAACGGGCGTTCCATCAAGATGCTGGCGCCCGTCACGGCCGCGCAGCTCATCCTCGAGGGGATGGAACAGGACCGCTACCGTGTCCTGGTGGGAAGCGATGCCCGGCTCATGGACGCGCTCTACCGGCTGCATCCCCAGCGCGCGGCCCGGTTCATCGCCCAGCAGATGAGCTCCTTGTTGTCGAAGTAG
- a CDS encoding SMP-30/gluconolactonase/LRE family protein: MSRFLSKSLAACLLLAGGQVLAAPPKAYRQEVVVAGSHFQGVHGLAVDGKGHLLASNLLGQTVHSVDLGTGAVSTLVGPPLGGADDVALGPDGSIYWTGYFTGQLMRRTPDGKTRVIAKELPGLNSLAFRRDGRFYVTQLGRGDALWEVDPNGKKPPRKVIAEPGFLNGFEFGPDDKLYGPILLKGQIARVDVDTGSIEAVAEGFAMPVAVNFDARRENLYVVDAAKGELVRVRLPTGAKEVVAKLPTGLDNLAVGPDDLVYVSNMVDNDIRVVNPADGSVRLLVESRLTVPSGLAVAPDDPDEQLYVADVYALRHVGGRDGKITQTTRVLSSRLNFPMNVSVSAKHVVLSTAYLGSLSSVLVLDRASGEILRTIPNANGVQAAIELADGTLIVAEAATGRVVRVDTAEPAGTTVLAEGLEGPVGLAADTEAEEPGVYVTEVRSGKVTRVRLSDGARRTVAKGLKAPEGIARHPDGGLIVAEVGRKRLVRIEPATGRLTVIASGLRIGLPENGGMPPGYLPTGVAVGGSGTIYLTSDIESALYRFVPVP; the protein is encoded by the coding sequence ATGTCCCGATTCCTCTCCAAGTCGCTGGCCGCCTGTCTATTGTTGGCGGGTGGCCAGGTCCTGGCCGCTCCTCCCAAGGCCTACCGCCAGGAGGTGGTGGTGGCCGGCTCCCACTTCCAGGGCGTCCACGGGCTCGCCGTCGATGGCAAGGGGCACCTGCTGGCCAGCAACCTGCTTGGCCAGACGGTCCACTCCGTCGACCTGGGTACGGGCGCGGTGAGCACCCTGGTGGGGCCTCCGCTGGGCGGCGCGGATGACGTGGCCCTGGGTCCCGACGGCTCCATCTACTGGACGGGCTATTTCACCGGCCAGTTGATGCGGCGCACCCCGGATGGAAAGACGCGCGTCATCGCCAAGGAGCTGCCGGGCCTCAACTCGCTGGCCTTCCGCCGCGATGGCAGGTTCTACGTCACCCAGCTCGGCCGGGGCGATGCGCTGTGGGAAGTGGACCCGAACGGGAAGAAGCCGCCTCGCAAGGTCATCGCCGAGCCCGGCTTCCTCAACGGCTTCGAGTTCGGCCCGGACGACAAGCTCTACGGTCCGATCCTGCTCAAGGGGCAGATCGCCCGGGTGGACGTGGACACGGGCAGCATCGAGGCCGTGGCGGAGGGCTTCGCGATGCCGGTCGCCGTCAACTTCGACGCGCGCCGCGAGAACCTCTATGTGGTCGACGCGGCGAAGGGCGAGCTGGTGCGCGTCCGGCTGCCCACGGGCGCCAAGGAGGTCGTCGCGAAGCTGCCCACCGGGCTCGACAACCTGGCCGTGGGCCCGGATGACCTGGTGTACGTGTCCAACATGGTCGACAACGACATCCGCGTGGTCAATCCCGCCGATGGTTCCGTGCGGCTTCTGGTCGAGTCGCGCCTGACCGTGCCCTCCGGCCTCGCCGTCGCACCGGATGATCCGGACGAGCAGTTGTACGTGGCGGATGTGTATGCCCTGCGCCATGTGGGTGGGCGCGACGGGAAGATCACCCAGACGACCCGCGTGCTCTCCTCCCGGCTCAACTTCCCCATGAACGTGAGTGTGAGCGCGAAGCATGTGGTGCTGAGCACGGCCTACCTGGGCAGCCTGAGCAGCGTGCTGGTGCTGGACCGGGCCTCGGGAGAAATCCTGCGGACGATTCCCAACGCGAATGGCGTCCAGGCCGCGATCGAGCTCGCCGACGGCACGCTGATCGTCGCCGAGGCCGCCACGGGCAGGGTCGTCCGCGTGGACACCGCCGAGCCCGCGGGGACCACGGTGCTCGCCGAGGGCCTGGAGGGACCCGTGGGCCTCGCGGCCGACACGGAGGCGGAGGAGCCGGGGGTGTACGTCACGGAGGTGCGCTCGGGGAAGGTGACCCGGGTGCGCCTGTCGGATGGCGCCAGGCGCACGGTGGCCAAGGGCCTCAAGGCCCCCGAGGGCATCGCCCGGCATCCGGACGGTGGGCTGATCGTCGCCGAGGTGGGCCGCAAGCGGCTGGTGCGCATCGAGCCGGCCACGGGCCGACTCACCGTGATCGCGAGCGGCCTGCGCATCGGTCTGCCCGAGAACGGGGGCATGCCGCCGGGCTATCTTCCCACGGGGGTCGCGGTGGGTGGCTCGGGAACCATCTACCTGACGTCCGACATCGAGAGCGCCCTCTACCGCTTCGTCCCCGTACCCTGA
- a CDS encoding flavin-containing monooxygenase, with amino-acid sequence MTATKKNELSFSPEALREKYRIEREKRLRPDGNTQYIPLKGVFADFDKDPYVEPGFTRPALTEKIDVLIVGGGFGGMLAGARLRQAGVESIRIVEKGGDFGGTWYWNRYPGAACDVESYIYLPLLEETGYMPKEKYAKAPEIFAHCQRIGRHFDLYKAALFQTLVQTMDWDEGARRWNITTDRGDKLAARFVIIAGGILHKAKLPGIPGVETFKGHCFHTSRWDYAYTGGSPTSRMDKLADKRVGIIGTGATAVQAIPQLGASAKQLYVFQRTPSGIGVRANQPTDPEWVKTLQPGWQQERIRNFTAIVSGRQADVDLVRDGWTYIFQDPAAQQARTPEEAAQQRQFADFRKMEEIRARVDAIVKDPVTAEALKPYYYQLCKRPCFHDEYLDTFNRPNVQLVDTEGKGVERITPTGVVVNGKEYEVDCLIYASGFEVSLDYTGTLGFDIRGRGGRSLRESWANGPATLHGMHSRGYPNLMMFSVIQSGHAINFVHILDEQSQHAAYIIERCVKRGVEVIEPSEQAQQQWWEQILGHLQKLQTSAVFGGPECTPGYYNNEGVNLGPSAMRYASFGGDTLAFIDVLRTWRQGEELAGLELTRGEVSSNP; translated from the coding sequence ATGACTGCGACGAAGAAGAACGAGCTCTCTTTCTCTCCGGAAGCGCTGAGGGAGAAGTACCGGATCGAGCGGGAGAAGCGGCTGCGCCCCGACGGCAACACCCAGTACATTCCCCTCAAGGGCGTCTTCGCGGACTTCGACAAGGATCCCTACGTCGAGCCCGGCTTCACGCGTCCGGCGCTGACCGAGAAGATCGACGTCTTGATTGTCGGTGGTGGCTTTGGCGGCATGCTGGCGGGAGCGCGGCTGCGTCAGGCGGGAGTGGAGTCCATCCGCATCGTGGAGAAGGGCGGCGACTTCGGCGGCACCTGGTATTGGAACCGCTATCCCGGCGCCGCCTGTGACGTGGAGTCCTATATCTACCTGCCGCTGCTCGAGGAAACCGGCTACATGCCCAAGGAGAAGTACGCCAAGGCGCCGGAGATCTTCGCCCACTGCCAGCGCATTGGCCGGCACTTCGACCTCTACAAGGCGGCGCTGTTCCAGACCCTGGTGCAGACGATGGACTGGGACGAGGGCGCCCGGCGCTGGAATATCACGACGGATCGGGGCGACAAGCTCGCGGCGCGGTTCGTCATCATCGCGGGCGGCATCCTCCACAAGGCGAAACTGCCCGGCATCCCGGGGGTCGAGACCTTCAAGGGCCACTGCTTCCACACGAGCCGGTGGGACTATGCCTATACCGGCGGCAGCCCCACCAGCCGCATGGACAAGCTGGCCGACAAGCGCGTGGGCATCATCGGCACGGGCGCGACCGCGGTCCAGGCGATCCCCCAACTCGGTGCTTCGGCCAAACAGTTGTACGTCTTCCAGCGCACGCCCTCGGGCATCGGCGTGCGCGCCAACCAGCCGACCGACCCGGAATGGGTGAAGACGCTCCAGCCAGGCTGGCAGCAGGAGCGCATCCGCAACTTCACCGCGATCGTCTCCGGTCGCCAGGCGGACGTCGACCTGGTGCGGGACGGTTGGACCTACATCTTCCAGGACCCCGCCGCCCAGCAGGCCCGGACGCCCGAGGAGGCGGCCCAGCAGCGCCAGTTCGCCGACTTCCGCAAGATGGAGGAGATCCGCGCGCGGGTGGACGCCATCGTCAAGGATCCGGTGACGGCCGAGGCGCTCAAGCCCTACTACTACCAGCTTTGCAAGCGGCCCTGCTTCCACGACGAATACCTGGACACGTTCAACCGGCCCAACGTCCAGCTCGTCGACACCGAGGGCAAGGGCGTGGAGCGGATCACCCCCACTGGCGTGGTGGTGAACGGCAAGGAATACGAGGTCGACTGCCTCATCTACGCCTCGGGCTTCGAGGTCTCGCTTGATTACACCGGCACGCTGGGCTTCGACATCCGCGGGCGCGGCGGCAGGTCCCTGCGAGAGAGCTGGGCCAACGGTCCGGCGACGCTGCATGGCATGCACAGCCGCGGCTATCCGAACCTGATGATGTTCAGCGTCATCCAGAGCGGTCATGCGATCAACTTCGTTCACATCCTCGACGAGCAGTCGCAACACGCCGCCTACATCATCGAGCGGTGCGTCAAGCGGGGCGTCGAGGTGATCGAGCCCTCGGAGCAGGCGCAGCAGCAGTGGTGGGAGCAGATCCTCGGCCATCTTCAGAAGCTCCAGACGAGCGCCGTCTTCGGGGGCCCCGAGTGCACGCCCGGCTACTACAACAACGAGGGGGTCAACCTGGGCCCGAGCGCGATGCGCTACGCCTCCTTCGGGGGTGACACGCTCGCGTTCATCGACGTGCTGCGCACGTGGCGCCAGGGCGAGGAGCTCGCGGGCCTGGAGCTCACGCGGGGCGAGGTGTCGTCCAACCCATGA
- a CDS encoding TetR/AcrR family transcriptional regulator translates to MYTSRPTDPKTSMRQRDAERTRAALLSAAQTLFSTRGFANTGVRDVAELAGVNSSLVSRYFGSKQGLYRETLERVLDITPMLEGDRRRFGEKVVSIFLGVEDAPGPLMMLILSAADPEAHATSVELLQKKAIEPLARWLGPPDADGRAARLNILWGGFLMSWRLLPLPQLAEVRHSSTRRWLEATIQAIVDEGET, encoded by the coding sequence GTGTACACATCCCGACCCACCGACCCGAAGACGTCGATGCGCCAGCGAGACGCCGAGCGCACGCGTGCCGCCCTGCTCTCCGCCGCCCAGACGCTGTTCTCCACGCGGGGCTTCGCCAACACGGGAGTGCGGGACGTGGCGGAGCTGGCCGGGGTGAACTCCTCGCTCGTCAGCCGCTACTTCGGCTCGAAGCAGGGGCTGTACCGGGAGACGTTGGAGCGGGTGCTCGACATCACCCCGATGCTCGAGGGAGACAGGCGCCGCTTCGGCGAGAAGGTGGTGTCCATCTTCCTCGGCGTGGAGGATGCCCCGGGCCCGCTGATGATGCTGATCCTCTCGGCGGCCGATCCCGAGGCGCACGCGACGAGTGTGGAGCTGCTCCAGAAGAAGGCGATCGAGCCCCTGGCGCGCTGGCTGGGCCCCCCGGATGCCGACGGGCGCGCGGCGCGGCTCAACATCCTCTGGGGCGGCTTTCTCATGAGCTGGCGGCTGCTGCCCCTCCCACAGCTCGCCGAGGTGCGCCACTCCTCCACCCGCCGCTGGTTGGAGGCCACGATCCAGGCGATCGTCGACGAGGGCGAGACCTGA
- a CDS encoding RidA family protein codes for MSKQTQSASFVLKNPAGLYDPSPNGYSHMAVVAPGTRLVYIAGQGGENETGALQPDFRLQVRQALSNLRTALTAAGARTSDIVKLTVLVVDHTEEKLGVFGAELAHALGDGPRPTCTLIPVPRLALDGMLFEVEAVAVLPT; via the coding sequence ATGTCAAAGCAGACTCAGAGTGCCTCGTTTGTGCTGAAGAACCCGGCAGGACTCTACGATCCATCGCCCAATGGCTATTCACACATGGCGGTGGTCGCCCCCGGGACACGGCTTGTCTATATCGCCGGGCAAGGAGGAGAGAACGAAACGGGAGCACTCCAGCCGGATTTCCGGCTGCAGGTCCGGCAAGCATTGAGCAACCTGCGTACGGCCCTGACCGCCGCCGGAGCCCGGACGAGCGATATCGTCAAGCTCACGGTGCTCGTGGTGGACCATACCGAAGAGAAGCTGGGTGTTTTCGGGGCGGAGCTCGCGCATGCGCTCGGCGATGGCCCGAGGCCCACCTGCACGTTGATCCCCGTACCGAGACTCGCCCTCGATGGAATGCTCTTCGAGGTCGAGGCGGTGGCCGTCCTTCCCACCTGA
- a CDS encoding alpha/beta fold hydrolase, which produces MLTRTLDIDGPVHFMDFGGSGPTLVLVHGLGGSHHNWMSVGPRLARRARVVAVDLAGFGLTPLAGRSAALPANQVLLDRFIQQVSPSAPVILVGNSMGGAISVLQTTRNPERVAGLVLVAPAQPRAEDSRMESNVLFLFLLYSIPGVGEFFVRRRSARMTPEELARQQLALCCRDLGRFPEELVRAHLDFARERHARMPWSHDAFLQAARSLVGLLLRKSRFREMERSIRVPTLLVHGSDDQMVPVANSRELAGVRPDWTYVEYPDVGHTPMMERPELFLETVERWFEGPGRAALDAAT; this is translated from the coding sequence ATGTTGACGCGCACGCTCGATATCGACGGCCCTGTTCACTTCATGGACTTCGGCGGCTCCGGGCCAACCCTGGTGCTCGTGCATGGATTGGGGGGCTCGCACCACAACTGGATGAGCGTGGGCCCGAGGCTGGCACGGCGCGCGCGGGTGGTGGCCGTGGATCTGGCGGGCTTTGGTTTGACGCCTCTGGCGGGCCGCTCGGCGGCGCTCCCGGCCAATCAGGTGTTGTTGGACCGCTTCATCCAGCAGGTGTCTCCGTCCGCGCCCGTCATCCTGGTGGGCAACTCCATGGGCGGTGCCATCTCGGTGCTCCAGACGACGCGCAACCCCGAGCGCGTCGCCGGTCTGGTGCTGGTGGCGCCCGCGCAACCCCGGGCGGAGGACTCCCGGATGGAGAGCAACGTCCTCTTCCTGTTCCTCCTCTACTCGATTCCAGGCGTGGGCGAGTTCTTCGTCCGGCGGCGCTCGGCGCGCATGACCCCGGAGGAGCTGGCCCGCCAACAGCTCGCGCTGTGCTGCCGCGACCTCGGCCGCTTCCCCGAGGAACTGGTGCGCGCGCACCTGGATTTCGCCCGCGAGCGTCACGCGCGGATGCCCTGGTCCCATGACGCCTTCCTCCAGGCGGCGCGCTCGCTCGTGGGGTTGTTGCTGCGCAAGTCGCGCTTCCGCGAGATGGAGCGGAGCATCCGCGTGCCCACCCTGCTCGTGCATGGCTCGGATGATCAGATGGTGCCGGTGGCCAACTCGCGCGAGCTGGCCGGGGTCCGTCCGGATTGGACCTACGTGGAGTATCCCGACGTGGGACACACCCCGATGATGGAGCGTCCCGAGCTGTTCCTCGAGACGGTGGAGCGTTGGTTCGAGGGGCCGGGCCGCGCGGCGCTGGACGCGGCGACATGA
- a CDS encoding DUF2934 domain-containing protein translates to MARAQAKTNNNNKSSSKKPEAPPPAATPITNVAPMAQAAPAKKETPAVQTAAAPTRSRPTAEQISRRAYELFLARGGEHGHHDEDWIQAERELQLGR, encoded by the coding sequence ATGGCACGCGCACAGGCCAAGACGAACAACAACAACAAGTCCTCCTCCAAGAAGCCGGAGGCCCCGCCCCCCGCCGCGACGCCCATCACGAACGTGGCCCCGATGGCGCAGGCCGCTCCCGCGAAGAAGGAGACCCCCGCGGTGCAGACCGCTGCCGCCCCGACCCGCAGCCGCCCCACCGCGGAGCAGATCTCCCGCCGGGCCTACGAGCTGTTCCTCGCGCGCGGCGGAGAGCACGGGCACCATGACGAGGACTGGATCCAGGCCGAGCGCGAGCTGCAGCTCGGACGCTGA
- the mutY gene encoding A/G-specific adenine glycosylase has translation MSPSRKRAPSPTPPLIEPARRESLRAGLLAWYDRQKRDLPWRRTRDPYAIWLSEVMLQQTQVATVIPYWERFLQRFPTVEALATAPLPDVLAAWRGLGYYSRARNLHLAAQDVVARYGGKLPSTAAQLLTLRGFGRYTAGAVASIAFGEPAPLVDGNVARVFSRLFEVEGLPGDRVREARLWALATELVSPERPGDFNQALMEHGATVCRPDNPLCLLCPVREDCLAWRHGRVNELPPAKVRAAPKRMTLALAVWAHAGRLLLARREEKGLFGGLWELPAAEIEADTPDPESAGKLTQALGTPVRVEAVLGTVRRQLTHRSLTLRLLRVTGSTHPTRAPAFRELRWCTPEEASSLGMSTAMHKALEAALEAGVLPA, from the coding sequence ATGAGCCCCTCCCGCAAGCGCGCGCCCTCCCCCACCCCGCCCCTCATCGAGCCCGCGCGCCGCGAGTCCCTGCGCGCGGGCCTGCTCGCCTGGTACGACCGGCAGAAGCGCGATCTGCCCTGGCGCCGCACGCGCGATCCATACGCCATCTGGCTCAGCGAGGTGATGCTGCAGCAGACGCAGGTGGCCACCGTCATCCCCTACTGGGAAAGATTCCTCCAGCGCTTCCCCACGGTGGAGGCACTCGCCACCGCGCCGCTGCCGGACGTGCTCGCCGCGTGGCGGGGGCTTGGCTACTACTCACGCGCGCGCAACCTGCACCTGGCCGCCCAGGACGTGGTGGCGCGCTACGGCGGCAAGCTGCCCTCCACCGCCGCGCAATTGCTCACCCTGAGAGGCTTCGGCCGCTACACCGCGGGGGCCGTGGCCTCCATCGCCTTCGGCGAGCCCGCGCCCCTGGTGGATGGCAACGTGGCCCGCGTCTTCTCGCGCCTCTTCGAGGTGGAGGGCCTCCCGGGAGATCGCGTGCGCGAGGCCCGGCTGTGGGCGCTCGCCACCGAGCTCGTCTCCCCCGAGCGGCCCGGAGACTTCAACCAGGCCCTCATGGAACACGGCGCCACCGTCTGCCGGCCGGACAACCCACTGTGCCTCTTGTGCCCCGTGCGCGAGGACTGTCTGGCCTGGCGTCACGGTCGTGTGAACGAGCTGCCCCCCGCCAAGGTGCGCGCCGCCCCCAAGCGGATGACCCTCGCCCTCGCCGTCTGGGCGCACGCGGGCCGGCTCCTGCTCGCCCGACGAGAGGAGAAGGGACTCTTCGGGGGCTTGTGGGAATTGCCCGCCGCCGAGATCGAAGCGGACACGCCCGACCCGGAATCCGCCGGGAAGCTCACCCAGGCGCTCGGCACACCCGTGCGGGTGGAGGCCGTGCTCGGCACCGTGCGCCGCCAGCTCACCCACCGCAGCCTCACCCTCCGGCTGCTGCGCGTGACGGGCTCGACACACCCCACGCGCGCTCCCGCCTTCCGCGAGCTGCGCTGGTGCACCCCCGAAGAAGCCTCCTCGCTCGGCATGAGCACGGCCATGCACAAGGCACTCGAGGCCGCGCTCGAGGCCGGCGTGCTCCCGGCCTGA
- a CDS encoding SDR family oxidoreductase, giving the protein MATQDFRGKVVLITGASSGIGRAVARVYAAQGAHLVLAARREPALRDAAREAEALGVRALPVCCDITREEDVARLVRETEAAFGGLDILVNNAGLGLYGPVEGFSEAQLRQVFEVNFFGLVRVTRAALPLLRRRAPGSRVINVSSVLGHRGLPLLGGYGASKAAVNLLTESLRAELATEGIRVLLVSPGLTETEFRDARLNAEGWAQDSIPLDAMSAEAVARALVRASRRGNRETVLTLPGRVMVLANRLVPGLFDRVARRIANPARRP; this is encoded by the coding sequence ATGGCAACCCAGGACTTTCGAGGCAAGGTGGTGCTCATCACCGGCGCCTCCAGTGGCATCGGCCGGGCGGTGGCCCGGGTCTACGCGGCCCAGGGCGCCCACCTCGTGCTCGCCGCGCGCCGCGAGCCGGCCCTTCGAGACGCCGCGCGTGAGGCGGAAGCACTCGGCGTCCGGGCCCTCCCCGTGTGCTGCGACATCACCCGCGAGGAGGACGTGGCCCGTCTCGTGCGCGAGACGGAGGCGGCCTTCGGCGGGTTGGACATCCTCGTCAACAACGCGGGGCTCGGGCTCTACGGCCCCGTCGAGGGCTTCAGCGAGGCGCAGCTGCGCCAGGTGTTCGAGGTCAACTTCTTCGGCCTGGTGCGCGTCACCCGAGCCGCCCTGCCCCTGCTGCGCCGGCGCGCGCCCGGCTCGCGGGTCATCAATGTCAGCTCCGTGCTGGGCCACCGCGGGCTGCCCCTGCTCGGCGGCTATGGCGCGTCCAAGGCGGCCGTGAACCTGCTCACCGAGTCGCTGCGCGCCGAGCTCGCCACCGAGGGCATCCGCGTGCTGCTCGTGTCACCGGGCCTCACCGAGACGGAGTTCCGCGACGCGCGCCTCAACGCCGAGGGCTGGGCCCAGGACTCCATTCCCCTCGACGCCATGAGCGCCGAGGCCGTCGCCCGGGCGCTCGTGCGCGCCAGCCGCCGGGGAAACCGTGAGACGGTGCTCACCCTTCCCGGCCGGGTCATGGTGCTCGCCAACCGGCTCGTGCCCGGGCTCTTCGATCGCGTGGCCCGCCGCATCGCCAATCCCGCCCGGCGCCCATGA
- a CDS encoding PD-(D/E)XK nuclease family protein → MPRASFTNDFSWSKSRHEKLQECSRAYYLYYYRSWGGWEAGAPPEVRELYLLKKLGNRYTWAGNIVHDALKDALLNWRAGLPVEPAKVEERALARMRDEFRFSRGKSYRTHKGRKPFSGLMEHEYDEPVADEAWKQNAETVRSAIAWFFQSRWPALARSLKPAQWLEVDAGAEFSSFTLDGVKVFAIPDFAYTDADGFTVVVDWKTGKAREGYDEQVLGYALYVSQRYRVPLEKVRASLVYLNDGLEHQVQVDQDAMEGFRTRFAQSVARMRSLLAEPATNTPREESAFPQTEDAATCARCVFRRPCGREAAVRAA, encoded by the coding sequence ATGCCGCGCGCGTCCTTCACCAACGACTTCTCCTGGTCCAAGAGCCGTCACGAGAAACTCCAGGAGTGCTCCCGGGCATATTACCTCTATTACTACCGCTCCTGGGGCGGGTGGGAGGCGGGGGCGCCGCCGGAGGTGCGCGAGCTGTACCTGCTCAAGAAGCTGGGCAATCGCTACACGTGGGCGGGCAACATCGTGCACGACGCCCTCAAGGACGCGCTGCTCAACTGGCGCGCGGGGCTTCCGGTGGAGCCGGCGAAGGTGGAGGAGCGGGCGCTCGCGCGCATGCGCGACGAGTTCCGCTTCTCGCGGGGCAAGTCGTATCGCACGCACAAGGGCCGCAAGCCGTTCAGCGGCTTGATGGAGCACGAGTACGATGAGCCCGTGGCCGACGAGGCCTGGAAGCAGAACGCGGAGACGGTGCGCTCGGCGATCGCCTGGTTCTTCCAGTCTCGCTGGCCGGCGCTGGCGCGCTCGCTCAAGCCCGCGCAGTGGCTGGAGGTGGACGCGGGCGCGGAGTTCTCCTCCTTCACGCTGGACGGGGTGAAGGTCTTCGCCATTCCGGACTTCGCGTACACGGACGCGGACGGCTTCACGGTGGTGGTGGACTGGAAGACGGGCAAGGCGCGCGAGGGCTACGACGAGCAGGTGCTGGGCTACGCGCTCTACGTGTCCCAGCGCTACCGGGTGCCGCTGGAGAAGGTGCGCGCCTCGCTCGTGTACCTCAACGATGGCCTGGAGCATCAGGTGCAGGTGGACCAGGACGCCATGGAGGGCTTCCGCACCCGCTTCGCGCAGAGCGTGGCGCGCATGCGCTCGCTGCTGGCGGAGCCGGCCACCAACACGCCCAGGGAGGAGTCCGCCTTTCCCCAGACGGAGGACGCCGCCACGTGCGCCCGATGCGTCTTCCGCCGCCCCTGCGGACGCGAGGCGGCGGTGCGCGCGGCGTGA